From Salinirubellus salinus, the proteins below share one genomic window:
- a CDS encoding single-stranded-DNA-specific exonuclease RecJ, which translates to MSVPVPELADRADACAERLLDADRVLLASHIDADGLTSAAVAATALRRAGIRFETVFKKQLDAHEVESIAMRGYDTVLFTDFGSGQLDAIVEHEDAGEFTPVVADHHQPADAETEFHLNPLLFGIDGASELSGAGAAYVLARALGERTSPATDGGTAAAGAPPEHDATANRDLAALAVVGAVGDMQASGGALHGANEGIVAEGVEAGVLEEAKDLAVYGKQTRELPKLLEYATDVFVPGISNSQSGAIEFLDGLDVDCRSGSEWKRWVDLTESERQTVASALVRRAIQRGVPASKVERLVGTSYTLTAEPEGTELRDASEFSTLLNATARYDRADVGLAVCLGDRGGGLERARELLSNHRRNLSEGLQWVKRSGVTSEEHLQWFDAEDRIKETIVGIVAGMAVGSDGVDRGTPILAFARKNDEETKVSARGTHTLVRAGLDLSRVMGEASETVGGKGGGHDVAAGATIPAGREREFVEVADRIVGEQLG; encoded by the coding sequence ATGAGCGTGCCCGTCCCGGAACTCGCCGATCGTGCCGACGCCTGCGCCGAGCGGCTGCTCGACGCCGACCGCGTGTTGCTCGCCTCGCACATCGACGCCGACGGGCTGACGAGCGCCGCCGTCGCGGCGACGGCGCTCCGACGGGCCGGCATCCGGTTCGAGACGGTGTTCAAGAAGCAACTGGACGCCCACGAGGTCGAGAGCATCGCCATGCGGGGCTACGACACCGTGCTGTTCACCGACTTCGGGAGCGGGCAACTGGACGCCATCGTCGAACACGAGGACGCCGGGGAGTTCACGCCGGTCGTCGCCGACCATCACCAGCCGGCGGACGCGGAGACCGAGTTCCACCTCAACCCGCTCCTGTTCGGCATCGACGGGGCGAGCGAGCTCTCGGGTGCGGGCGCGGCGTACGTGCTGGCCCGGGCGCTGGGGGAACGGACGAGCCCCGCCACGGACGGTGGAACTGCCGCCGCCGGCGCGCCCCCCGAACACGACGCCACCGCCAACCGTGACCTCGCGGCGCTCGCCGTCGTGGGTGCCGTCGGGGACATGCAGGCCTCGGGTGGCGCGCTCCACGGCGCCAACGAGGGTATCGTCGCGGAGGGGGTCGAGGCCGGCGTGCTGGAGGAGGCGAAGGACCTCGCCGTCTACGGGAAACAGACGCGCGAACTCCCGAAACTGCTGGAGTACGCCACCGACGTGTTCGTCCCCGGCATCTCGAACTCCCAGTCGGGGGCCATCGAGTTCCTCGACGGGCTGGACGTGGACTGTCGGTCGGGCTCCGAGTGGAAGCGATGGGTGGACCTCACCGAGTCGGAGCGCCAGACGGTCGCCTCGGCGCTGGTCCGGCGGGCCATCCAGCGCGGGGTCCCGGCCTCGAAGGTCGAACGCCTCGTCGGGACGAGCTACACCCTCACCGCCGAACCCGAGGGGACGGAACTCCGCGACGCGAGCGAGTTCTCCACCCTGCTGAACGCGACCGCGCGGTACGACCGCGCGGACGTGGGCCTCGCGGTCTGTCTCGGCGACCGGGGTGGTGGGCTGGAGCGTGCCCGCGAACTCCTCTCGAACCACCGGCGGAACCTCTCCGAGGGCTTGCAGTGGGTCAAACGCTCGGGCGTCACGAGCGAGGAGCACCTCCAGTGGTTCGACGCCGAGGACCGCATCAAGGAGACCATCGTCGGCATCGTCGCGGGGATGGCCGTCGGGAGCGACGGCGTGGACCGCGGCACCCCGATACTCGCCTTCGCCCGCAAGAACGACGAGGAGACGAAGGTGTCGGCCCGGGGCACCCACACGCTCGTCCGGGCGGGACTGGACCTCTCGCGGGTGATGGGCGAGGCCAGCGAGACCGTCGGCGGGAAGGGCGGGGGCCACGACGTGGCGGCGGGCGCGACCATCCCCGCCGGCCGCGAGCGGGAGTTCGTCGAGGTCGCCGACCGCATCGTGGGCGAACAGTTGGGTTGA